From Oceanipulchritudo coccoides, the proteins below share one genomic window:
- a CDS encoding ABC-F family ATP-binding cassette domain-containing protein, which translates to MLLTVRNLSLAYGPKTLFRDASFSVQPKARTGLVGPNGSGKSTLLKILNKLHEADSVEIEMRSDIVFGYLPQEGIVLQDRCVIEEVEAAANDIQTLQQHLKTVEDELQQLSHDSEEYAECLDRLGHYTNQLQDLEAHKLRSKAEKILFGLGFNKADLTRSCGEFSGGWQMRIALARLLLEEPDLLMMDEPTNHLDLDSLRWLESFLKSYPGALLLISHDRALLDQLCKSTLSIEMADLVPYTGNYTSFLQQRAERQEQLETTRKSQERKIAQTERFIERFRYKASKASQVQSRIKQLDKIDRIETESADRTIHFEFPLSRKSGHTVVTAEGIHKAYGPTRVFKDFSLEIEKGDRVGVVGLNGAGKSTLARILAGREPADAGKIELGHQVDVGYFAQDQSEELDKKQSVFEVAAGPPVRANNTHIRSILGAFLFSGDDMDKPVSVLSGGEKNRLALARLLLCPANFLILDEPTNHLDMASKAVLQEALQTFPGTTFVVSHDRHFLNPVVNKILEIQPGSVRTFPGNLEDYMWKMDQERSRENKGQVTYQSQKSAENPKERRRRLAQQQQALAPLKKSFDRLEAEILDLEEKIAQREVEMAEKSYFEQGEATATGVKEYDTWKADLTRKMDQWEKTGAELEQLQKDPE; encoded by the coding sequence ATGTTGCTGACCGTCCGAAACCTCAGTCTTGCCTACGGCCCGAAGACCCTCTTCCGGGATGCCTCCTTCAGTGTCCAACCCAAGGCGCGTACCGGCTTGGTGGGCCCCAACGGCAGCGGCAAGTCCACGCTTCTGAAGATCCTTAACAAGTTGCATGAAGCGGATTCGGTGGAGATCGAAATGCGGTCGGATATCGTCTTTGGTTACCTTCCGCAGGAGGGCATTGTCCTGCAGGACCGCTGCGTGATCGAGGAAGTGGAAGCGGCCGCCAATGACATCCAGACTCTTCAGCAACACCTCAAGACCGTCGAGGACGAGCTCCAGCAACTTTCGCACGATTCCGAGGAATACGCGGAATGTCTCGATCGCCTCGGGCATTACACAAACCAGTTACAGGATCTTGAAGCCCACAAGCTACGCTCAAAGGCGGAGAAAATCCTTTTTGGGCTCGGCTTCAACAAGGCCGACCTGACCCGCTCCTGTGGCGAGTTCTCCGGTGGTTGGCAAATGCGGATTGCCCTGGCCCGGCTACTCCTCGAGGAACCGGATCTCCTCATGATGGACGAACCGACCAATCATCTGGATCTTGATTCACTGCGCTGGCTTGAATCATTCCTGAAATCCTATCCGGGTGCCCTCCTCCTTATTTCGCACGACCGGGCCCTGCTTGACCAGCTCTGCAAATCCACCCTTTCCATCGAGATGGCGGATCTGGTTCCCTACACGGGCAATTATACCTCCTTCCTCCAACAACGCGCGGAACGTCAGGAACAGCTCGAGACCACCCGTAAAAGCCAGGAGCGCAAGATTGCCCAGACAGAGCGCTTCATCGAGCGCTTCCGCTACAAGGCCTCGAAGGCTTCCCAAGTACAGAGCCGGATCAAACAACTCGACAAAATCGACCGTATTGAGACGGAATCCGCAGACCGGACAATTCATTTTGAGTTTCCCCTTTCCCGGAAGAGCGGCCACACCGTTGTTACTGCCGAGGGTATCCACAAAGCCTATGGCCCAACCCGTGTCTTCAAGGACTTTTCCCTTGAAATTGAAAAGGGCGACCGCGTCGGCGTGGTCGGTCTCAACGGGGCTGGCAAGTCCACCCTGGCACGGATCCTTGCCGGGCGCGAGCCAGCCGATGCGGGCAAAATTGAGCTGGGCCACCAAGTCGATGTCGGCTACTTCGCCCAGGACCAGAGCGAGGAACTCGACAAGAAACAATCCGTCTTTGAAGTCGCCGCAGGTCCGCCGGTACGGGCAAACAATACGCATATCCGATCAATTCTCGGGGCCTTCCTCTTTTCCGGTGATGACATGGACAAGCCGGTCAGCGTCCTCTCTGGAGGCGAGAAGAACCGCCTTGCCCTCGCCCGCCTGCTCCTCTGCCCCGCCAATTTCCTCATTTTGGACGAACCCACCAATCACCTCGATATGGCCAGTAAGGCAGTCCTGCAGGAGGCCCTTCAGACTTTTCCCGGGACGACGTTTGTTGTTTCCCACGATCGACATTTTCTCAATCCCGTGGTCAACAAGATCCTTGAGATCCAACCGGGTAGCGTGCGCACCTTTCCCGGCAATCTTGAGGACTACATGTGGAAAATGGATCAGGAACGATCCCGCGAGAACAAGGGACAGGTAACTTATCAGTCGCAAAAATCCGCCGAGAACCCCAAGGAACGACGACGGCGCCTCGCCCAGCAACAACAAGCGCTGGCCCCGTTGAAAAAGTCATTTGACCGGTTGGAAGCCGAGATCCTGGACCTTGAGGAGAAGATTGCCCAGCGGGAGGTTGAAATGGCCGAGAAATCCTACTTTGAACAAGGGGAAGCGACGGCAACAGGGGTGAAGGAATACGATACATGGAAGGCTGACCTGACCCGCAAAATGGATCAGTGGGAAAAGACAGGCGCGGAGCTGGAGCAACTGCAGAAGGATCCGGAGTAA
- a CDS encoding chalcone isomerase family protein: MKRRQISLLLLAMLPFVAEAKTFQFPQNISEASVELQKVGQGSFRWMFFKVYEGAFYQDSGNLEASALDDVAKCLELQYNVRITADQFRESGDSILKRNLDDTTWQNIRDRLARLNEAYQDVEKGDRYALVYTPGNGTTLKLNGEPLVTVEGADFAKAYFSIWLGEDAVKASFRKALLSN; the protein is encoded by the coding sequence ATGAAAAGACGCCAGATCTCCCTGCTTCTCCTCGCCATGCTCCCCTTTGTGGCGGAAGCAAAGACTTTCCAGTTCCCGCAAAACATTTCCGAGGCCTCAGTTGAGCTGCAAAAAGTCGGCCAAGGCTCTTTCCGATGGATGTTTTTTAAAGTCTACGAGGGCGCTTTTTATCAGGATTCGGGAAATCTTGAAGCGAGTGCTCTGGACGATGTGGCGAAATGCCTTGAGCTGCAATACAACGTTCGCATCACCGCCGACCAGTTTAGGGAGAGCGGTGATTCCATCCTCAAGCGGAATCTGGATGACACAACGTGGCAGAACATCCGGGATCGCCTTGCACGGCTGAATGAGGCCTATCAGGATGTGGAAAAAGGCGATCGCTACGCTCTGGTGTACACTCCCGGGAACGGGACCACCCTCAAGCTGAATGGAGAACCGCTGGTCACGGTCGAGGGTGCTGATTTTGCCAAGGCCTATTTTTCTATCTGGCTGGGGGAAGATGCCGTGAAGGCATCCTTTCGGAAGGCACTGCTCTCAAATTAG
- a CDS encoding SDR family NAD(P)-dependent oxidoreductase, which produces MTSPSETKRVFIGGISGGIGSAVANVLSSENWTVGGFGRPSDKWSEFTENHPHLKLYSADATDSEAVEQAFKEFSGEVGGVDAYIHAIGSVSLKPLHMLSTSDWEAVLSTNLHSAFYASKAAVNIMRKQKHGVIVLFSSVAAQAGLSNHEAIAAAKGGVEGLVRSISATYSSNGIRANAIAPGLVETPATSALTSNEQARRISERMHPVGRIGNADEVASLAAWLVSDKGSWMTGQVIALDGGMGTIVPKPRA; this is translated from the coding sequence ATGACTTCACCATCAGAAACTAAGCGCGTTTTCATTGGCGGAATATCCGGCGGAATCGGTTCAGCCGTGGCAAATGTCCTTTCATCCGAAAATTGGACCGTTGGCGGCTTTGGCAGGCCTTCGGACAAGTGGTCGGAATTTACGGAAAATCATCCGCATCTCAAACTGTATTCGGCGGATGCCACGGATTCGGAGGCCGTTGAGCAGGCTTTCAAAGAGTTCTCCGGGGAAGTCGGTGGCGTTGACGCCTACATCCACGCGATCGGGAGTGTCTCCCTGAAACCCTTGCATATGCTTTCGACGAGCGACTGGGAAGCTGTCCTGTCCACAAACCTGCACAGCGCCTTCTACGCTTCCAAGGCGGCCGTCAATATAATGCGGAAACAAAAGCACGGCGTGATTGTATTGTTCAGCTCGGTAGCGGCGCAGGCGGGCTTGTCCAACCACGAGGCGATTGCCGCTGCCAAGGGTGGTGTTGAGGGCCTTGTCCGCTCAATCAGTGCAACCTATTCCTCCAACGGAATCCGCGCCAATGCCATTGCTCCCGGACTGGTCGAGACACCAGCGACGAGTGCGCTGACATCCAACGAACAGGCCCGACGTATTTCCGAGCGCATGCATCCGGTGGGCCGGATCGGCAATGCCGATGAAGTGGCTTCGCTTGCCGCGTGGCTGGTTTCCGACAAGGGTTCATGGATGACCGGCCAGGTCATTGCGCTGGATGGCGGCATGGGGACAATCGTTCCCAAGCCAAGGGCTTGA
- a CDS encoding MFS transporter, which produces MALNKRMKAGYGAAEFGLAGGELLLQLYLLEYYIRGVGLSPMLAGIALAVAIFWDAVTDPLMGGLVDRTSTRLGRFVPYLFLGGLIFGGGLALLFNPPGADSQFILFLYLLISYMIVNTGLTIIGVPHIAMGGVLSPNTHERTELYGWRLIFGTFGLFAGILSPLIAAKALQVDVATVAGLEESRGLGSIYMGAAVVLTALITIVATWRRSVNLPAPTDSFHWKDFLANLGRILRNPVFLPFFLAFILVAMGRSMNSTLALPYYKDSLNLSESAIQGPILSVFTLVIVLSVPAWVWLGRRYGKKQPAFIGMFVLGVMSMVAYPLFPEGSVVGPVIAAVIGGFAVGAIILVESLVTDIADEDFVRNGEDREGIYFGFWRMGQKVARSITLGLTGLMLSVIGYEESLAAQSEDTDRALAWLFGLGVGSLFLAASFVFLKTPIDRERQEWIQTEKSRILAERGKS; this is translated from the coding sequence ATGGCCCTGAACAAGCGGATGAAGGCGGGCTATGGGGCCGCCGAGTTCGGGCTGGCTGGCGGCGAGCTTCTGCTGCAGCTGTATCTGCTCGAGTACTACATCCGTGGGGTGGGGCTCTCCCCAATGCTCGCTGGGATCGCTCTCGCAGTGGCAATTTTCTGGGATGCCGTGACGGATCCGCTGATGGGCGGCCTTGTTGACCGTACTTCCACCCGTCTGGGCCGGTTTGTTCCCTACCTTTTTCTTGGAGGGCTGATTTTTGGCGGCGGGCTTGCGCTGCTCTTCAACCCGCCCGGCGCCGACAGCCAGTTCATATTATTTTTGTATCTATTAATCAGCTACATGATTGTGAATACGGGGCTTACAATCATCGGGGTGCCGCACATCGCCATGGGGGGCGTGCTCTCACCAAACACTCACGAGCGAACAGAGCTCTATGGGTGGCGCCTGATCTTCGGGACCTTCGGGCTCTTTGCCGGGATATTGTCACCGCTGATTGCGGCGAAGGCCCTGCAGGTTGACGTGGCCACGGTTGCGGGTCTGGAGGAGAGCAGGGGATTGGGCAGTATTTACATGGGCGCGGCAGTTGTCCTCACGGCCCTCATCACGATTGTGGCAACCTGGCGCCGCTCGGTCAATTTGCCCGCGCCAACAGACTCTTTTCACTGGAAGGACTTCCTTGCCAACCTGGGCCGGATCCTGCGAAACCCGGTTTTTCTCCCGTTCTTCCTGGCATTTATCCTTGTGGCCATGGGGCGCTCGATGAACTCGACGCTGGCGCTTCCTTATTACAAGGACAGCCTGAACCTGTCCGAGTCGGCGATCCAGGGACCCATACTGAGTGTTTTCACGCTGGTCATTGTGCTCTCCGTTCCGGCATGGGTCTGGTTGGGGCGCCGTTACGGGAAGAAACAACCCGCCTTCATTGGCATGTTTGTCCTTGGTGTCATGTCGATGGTCGCCTATCCGCTTTTCCCGGAGGGTTCAGTTGTTGGTCCAGTCATAGCCGCCGTGATTGGAGGTTTTGCCGTTGGCGCAATCATCCTTGTGGAATCGCTGGTGACGGATATTGCCGACGAGGATTTTGTCCGCAACGGGGAGGACCGGGAGGGAATCTATTTTGGGTTCTGGCGCATGGGACAGAAAGTGGCCCGCTCAATCACACTCGGCTTGACCGGTCTCATGCTCTCCGTAATCGGGTATGAGGAATCCCTTGCCGCACAATCGGAAGATACCGATCGCGCCCTTGCCTGGCTTTTTGGATTGGGCGTGGGGAGCTTGTTTCTCGCGGCCAGTTTCGTTTTTCTCAAGACGCCGATCGATCGGGAAAGACAAGAGTGGATTCAAACAGAAAAATCACGTATATTAGCTGAGCGAGGTAAATCATGA
- a CDS encoding DUF1295 domain-containing protein has protein sequence MSIAMIVLTGWILVACCFYLLWSRSVREANAGWVDVGWSLTLVLLVGWYAAWVDGVLWRKGLYLLIAGFWGIRLGLHILRRLLRDDHEDPRYAYLRKHWGEIADRNFFLFFQAQGIANLLLTAPILLLMHLPRADLSVFDFLGTALILFSVFGESVADRQLAAWRANPKNKGKTCRTGLWGLSRHPNYFFEWLHWAGYPVLGLALLGTSIGTWWPLTLLGPAVMFLLLVQFTGIPYTEKQAIKSRGDDYRKYQKEVSAFFPWFPKS, from the coding sequence ATGAGTATTGCGATGATTGTTTTAACGGGCTGGATTCTGGTGGCCTGCTGTTTTTATCTGTTGTGGAGCCGATCGGTCCGGGAGGCCAACGCGGGCTGGGTTGATGTTGGCTGGAGCCTGACGCTCGTCCTTCTAGTAGGATGGTATGCCGCCTGGGTGGATGGTGTGTTGTGGCGGAAGGGTCTATACTTGCTGATTGCGGGCTTCTGGGGAATTCGTCTCGGGCTGCATATTCTGCGCAGACTTCTTCGCGATGATCACGAGGATCCGCGCTACGCTTACCTGCGCAAGCACTGGGGTGAAATCGCTGACCGGAACTTCTTTTTATTCTTTCAGGCGCAGGGAATTGCCAATCTTCTCCTTACCGCGCCAATTCTTCTCTTGATGCATTTGCCGCGTGCGGATTTGTCGGTTTTTGATTTTCTTGGGACTGCACTGATATTGTTTTCTGTCTTTGGCGAATCAGTGGCTGACCGGCAGCTGGCTGCATGGAGAGCAAACCCGAAAAACAAGGGCAAAACCTGTCGCACTGGCCTCTGGGGTTTGTCACGACATCCCAACTACTTTTTTGAATGGCTGCACTGGGCCGGATATCCAGTCCTGGGGTTGGCTCTTCTCGGAACAAGCATTGGGACATGGTGGCCCCTGACGTTGCTAGGTCCGGCAGTCATGTTCTTACTGCTTGTACAGTTCACGGGAATCCCTTACACAGAAAAACAAGCGATTAAAAGCAGGGGAGATGATTACCGGAAATATCAGAAGGAGGTATCTGCCTTCTTCCCCTGGTTCCCCAAATCTTAG
- a CDS encoding SAM-dependent methyltransferase, with protein MSVITLAEKRLLPDFVIRYGIRRLLAARLANEERIGKNESIDAFVGELKRSPIATETDKANEQHYELPPPYFEKVLGPRLKYSCGWWSDTAQTLAESEEAMLRLTCSRAELESGQHILELGCGWGSLTLWMAEHYPESSITAVSNSRPQREFILSRAKERGLNNVAVVTSDMNTFKADRQYDRIVSIEMFEHMKNYHRLLENISDWLLPEGKLFVHIFTHRHYAYHFEDSGRPDDWMANTFFTGGTMPSDDLLLRFQDYLRIERHWRVNGKHYSKTLEAWLKLQDQREKEIRPIFEETYGSPEAASIWIQRWRIFYMACSELFGYKDGKEWMVSHYLFRKPD; from the coding sequence ATGAGTGTTATCACTTTAGCTGAAAAACGGCTCTTGCCGGATTTTGTCATCCGTTACGGGATTCGTCGTCTGTTGGCGGCTCGCCTTGCCAATGAAGAACGTATTGGAAAGAACGAGAGCATCGACGCCTTTGTCGGTGAATTAAAGCGGAGCCCGATTGCGACGGAGACGGACAAGGCGAACGAGCAGCATTATGAGTTGCCGCCGCCTTACTTTGAGAAGGTGCTGGGTCCGCGCCTGAAATACAGCTGTGGCTGGTGGTCAGATACCGCTCAAACCCTTGCGGAAAGCGAGGAGGCAATGCTTCGTTTGACCTGTAGCCGGGCGGAGCTTGAATCCGGCCAGCACATACTCGAGCTGGGATGCGGTTGGGGAAGCCTGACTTTGTGGATGGCGGAACACTATCCTGAAAGCTCAATCACGGCGGTTTCCAATTCACGCCCGCAACGGGAGTTTATTCTGAGTCGCGCCAAGGAACGTGGACTGAACAACGTGGCCGTTGTCACCTCGGACATGAATACGTTCAAGGCGGATCGACAGTATGACCGAATTGTCTCCATCGAGATGTTCGAGCACATGAAGAACTATCATCGTCTGCTTGAGAACATCAGTGACTGGCTCCTGCCCGAGGGGAAGCTCTTCGTGCACATCTTCACGCATCGACATTACGCGTACCATTTCGAGGACAGCGGGCGACCGGATGACTGGATGGCGAACACCTTTTTCACCGGCGGGACAATGCCCAGCGATGACCTGCTCCTCCGGTTTCAGGACTACTTGAGAATTGAACGCCATTGGCGGGTGAACGGGAAGCATTACAGCAAGACCCTCGAGGCTTGGCTGAAGCTGCAGGACCAGCGGGAAAAGGAGATTCGGCCAATTTTCGAGGAGACCTACGGCTCTCCCGAGGCGGCCTCGATTTGGATTCAGCGCTGGCGCATCTTCTACATGGCCTGCAGCGAGCTGTTTGGTTACAAGGACGGGAAGGAATGGATGGTCTCCCACTATCTTTTCCGAAAACCTGATTGA